A single window of Hippocampus zosterae strain Florida chromosome 15, ASM2543408v3, whole genome shotgun sequence DNA harbors:
- the zgc:92591 gene encoding late histone H2B.L4: MSNDISKKRGKSSGEKRAKKKVKRKETYAMYIYKVLKQVHPDTGISSRAMSIMNSFVNDLFERIATEASRLAQYNKRATITSREVQTAVRLLLPGELAKHAVSEGTKAVTKYTSSK; the protein is encoded by the exons ATGTCGAATGACATTTCAAAGAAAAGGGGCAAGAGTTCCGGTGAGAAAAGGGCCAAGAAAAAGGTCAAACGTAAAGAGACGTACGCCATGTACATCTATAAAGTTCTGAAACAG GTTCATCCTGACACGGGCATTTCCAGCCGGGCCATGAGCATCATGAATTCGTTCGTCAATGACTTGTTCGAGAGGATCGCCACCGAGGCGTCGCGCCTGGCCCAGTACAACAAGCGGGCCACCATCACAAGCCGCGAGGTGCAGACCGCCGTCAGGCTGCTGCTGCCCGGCGAGCTGGCCAAGCACGCCGTGTCCGAAGGCACCAAGGCCGTCACGAAGTACACCAGCTCCAAGTGA
- the gbx1 gene encoding homeobox protein GBX-1 — protein MQRPGGQGTAFSIDSLIGTPQPRPGHLLYTGYPMFMPYRPLVIPQALSHSPLSSGIPPLAPLASFAGRLTNTFCASLGQGVPSMVALTTAMPNFSDPPDNFYPPQELPGPRLSAAEPGARRQESPHSDELHGREKSSELLNFSETFQTISGETKLYSSDDEKADPKSAEAACSDRDDSSADSENESFSDGNTCGPLSQKAKLKLGPHDALPPGASSAGKSRRRRTAFTSEQLLELEKEFHCKKYLSLTERSQIAHALKLSEVQVKIWFQNRRAKWKRIKAGNVNNRSGEPVRNPKIVVPIPVHVNRFAVRSQHQQIEQGTRP, from the exons ATGCAGAGACCAGGAGGGCAAGGGACTGCCTTTTCCATCGATTCCCTCATCGGGACCCCCCAGCCCAGACCGGGACACTTGCTCTATACGGGCTACCCCATGTTCATGCCCTACAGACCCCTGGTCATCCCGCAGGCCTTGTCCCATTCGCCTCTGTCCTCCGGGATCCCTCCACTGGCGCCGTTGGCGTCCTTCGCGGGCCGCCTCACCAACACTTTCTGCGCCAGCTTGGGCCAAGGCGTGCCGTCCATGGTGGCGCTCACCACCGCCATGCCCAACTTCTCCGACCCGCCGGACAACTTTTACCCGCCCCAGGAGCTGCCGGGACCGCGTCTGAGCGCCGCCGAGCCCGGCGCGAGGAGGCAGGAGAGCCCGCACTCGGACGAGCTGCACGGCCGCGAGAAAAGCTCCGAGTTGCTGAACTTTTCGGAAACTTTTCAGACGATATCAG GCGAGACCAAGCTGTACAGTTCAGACGACGAGAAAGCGGACCCGAAGTCCGCCGAGGCCGCGTGCAGCGATCGTGACGACAGCTCCGCGGACAGCGAGAACGAGAGCTTCTCGGACGGCAACACTTGCGGGCCACTGTCGCAGAAGGCCAAACTCAAATTGGGGCCCCACGACGCGCTGCCGCCCGGTGCCTCCTCGGCGGGCAAGAGCCGCCGGAGACGAACGGCTTTCACCAGCGAGCAGCTGCTCGAACTAGAAAAGGAGTTCCACTGCAAAAAGTACCTTTCGCTCACCGAGCGCTCGCAGATCGCGCATGCGCTCAAGCTGAGCGAGGTCCAGGTGAagatctggttccagaaccgaCGCGCCAAGTGGAAACGCATCAAGGCCGGCAACGTCAACAACCGCTCGGGGGAGCCCGTGAGGAACCCCAAAATTGTGGTGCCCATCCCGGTGCACGTCAACAGGTTCGCCGTGAGGAGCCAGCACCAGCAGATAGAACAAGGGACGCGGCCGTGA
- the asb10 gene encoding ankyrin repeat and SOCS box protein 10, whose translation MSQGSFVFTSDALRSLQLDEDMLERHKHKQRLASHHLLSFALKKETWDRTPFRSSVTLRPTVCRDVVIQNVLYTGNLEAMRRLFPRGSTASLIIEPQGGEMRWVARGEGLWSLTYEQELTTPLHITAGRGFTECLKHLLQRGASVDLAPGGITALHESCVHCEPECTRLLLVHGANANAVSEDGRMPLHLCSSPESFECAKYLLQYGAAINGRTVDEDDTPLHVAARNGLRDHVQLYLRYAAAVDKKNDEGLTPLNAACSQPQELQDLQRYFNLCQILIKSGADIHTTDQDKHTPLHMACKNVNADLVELLLANGASVNEMDYGGEAPMHNILKVVCYKLAHSPERVVRALLNHGSIRVWPGALPKVLRHCSQSPRTIEVLLNSYSQLRVTDTWVESVPLEVFEAHQEFYESVFSLARTPRSLQHLSRCKLRVYLEGRLNKVVPRLHLPTFIKNYLLLDFRGYVH comes from the exons ATGTCGCAAGGCAGCTTCGTCTTCACGTCCGATGCTTTACGCTCGCTCCAATTGGacgaggacatgctggagagacacAAGCACAAGCAGCGCTTGGCCTCCCATCATCTGCTGAGCTTTGCTCTGAAGAAAGAGACCTGGGACAGAACGCCTTTTCGGTCCAGCGTTACTCTGAGGCCGACTGTGTGCCGAGATGTGGTGATCCAAAACGTTCTGTACACAGGCAACTTGGAGGCTATGCGGCGCCTCTTTCCTCGAGGATCCACCGCCAGCCTCATCATCGAGCCGCAGGGTGGGGAGATGCGCTGGGTCGCCCGGGGGGAGG GGCTTTGGTCGCTGACATACGAGCAGGAGCTCACAACGCCGCTTCACATCACGGCTGGTCGAGGCTTCACCGAATGCCTGAAACACCTGCTGCAACGAGGAGCCAGTGTGGACCTGGCGCCAGGTGGCATCACCGCCTTGCACGAGTCCTGCGTCCACTGTGAGCCAGAGTGTACCAGACTGCTGCTAGTCCACGGTGCCAACGCCAATGCTGTCTCGGAGGACGGCCGTATGCCTTTGCACTTGTGCTCCAGCCCTGAGTCCTTTGA ATGTGCCAAGTACCTCCTTCAGTATGGCGCTGCAATCAACGGCCGCACTGTGGATGAAGACGACACTCCCTTGCATGTGGCAGCCAGGAACGGTCTAAGGGACCACGTCCAGCTCTACTTGCGCTACGCAGCCGCCGTGGACAAAAAGAACGACGAAGGCCTCACGCCCCTGAACGCTGCCTGCTCGCAGCCGCAGGAGCTGCAGGACCTCCAGCGCTACTTCAACTTGTGCCAAATTCTGATCAAGTCCGGGGCTGACATCCACACGACAGACCAGGACAAACATACGCCATTGCACATGGCGTGCAAGAATGTCAATGCAGACTTGGTTGAGCTGCTGTTGGCCAATGGGGCCAGCGTGAACGAAATGGACTACGGCGGTGAAGCCCCTATGCACAACATCCTCAAGGTGGTTTGCTACAAGCTTGCCCATAGTCCTGAGAGGGTTGTCCGTGCCCTGCTCAATCACGGCTCCATCCGAGTGTGGCCCGGAGCACTTCCCAAG GTTCTGAGGCACTGCTCTCAATCGCCGCGCACCATCGAAGTGCTGCTCAACTCCTACAGTCAACTCAGAGTCACTGACACCTGGGTTGAGTCTGTCCCACTTGAGGTCTTTGAG GCACACCAGGAGTTCTACGAGTCTGTCTTCTCCCTAGCACGGACTCCTCGCTCCCTGCAGCACTTGTCACGATGCAAACTGAGGGTCTATCTGGAGGGAAGACTCAACAAAGTGGTCCCAAGGCTCCACCTGCCAACATTTATCAAGAACTACTTGCTTCTGGATTTCAGAGGTTATGTGCACTAG